A single window of [Clostridium] hylemonae DSM 15053 DNA harbors:
- a CDS encoding CarD family transcriptional regulator, translating into MYKVNDVVVYGCSKVCFIKKIGTPDFMSKPQNYYWLQPVGDTTTMLYVKTEHEDKMRSILTKGQADELMRELPEMEEMYDSSNKVRDREYIQVMKSRDCGEWLKMWKGITVEKMRKEQDGKSLNASDESNLKRVQDCISSEFSAVFQTTKDKIVSRMRHSLGAELISL; encoded by the coding sequence ATGTATAAGGTTAATGACGTTGTTGTTTATGGCTGCAGTAAAGTTTGTTTTATCAAGAAGATCGGCACTCCGGACTTCATGAGCAAACCACAGAACTATTACTGGCTCCAGCCGGTGGGTGATACGACGACAATGCTGTACGTGAAGACCGAGCACGAGGACAAAATGCGGTCTATTCTGACCAAAGGCCAGGCAGACGAACTGATGCGTGAATTACCGGAAATGGAAGAAATGTACGACAGCTCCAACAAAGTACGTGACAGAGAATATATTCAGGTCATGAAGTCCAGAGACTGCGGCGAATGGCTCAAGATGTGGAAGGGCATAACCGTTGAAAAAATGCGCAAGGAACAGGACGGCAAGAGTCTGAACGCCAGTGATGAAAGTAACTTAAAGCGGGTGCAGGACTGTATATCCTCCGAGTTCTCCGCGGTTTTTCAGACTACAAAGGATAAGATAGTCTCGAGAATGAGGCATTCTCTTGGCGCTGAACTGATCTCTTTATGA
- a CDS encoding ABC transporter permease produces the protein MNKSIYSKLALTNIKNNRKTYIPYILTAVLTVMMYYIMDALARNKSVGDGSLRLCLNYALGVIIVFAVIFLFYTNSFLIKRRKKEIGVYNILGMGKRHIAKMLTVESLITAGASIAVGLATGVIFSKLMYLVLLKILHYKINMSFEISPVSVARTILLFAAIFALTLLYNLMQIHLANPVELLRGGNQGEKEPKTKILLTIFGVVTIGIGYYIAIATESPLEALMFFFVAVICVILGTYALFTAGSIALLKALRKNKSFYYKTKHFTSVSGMIYRMKQNAVGLANICILSTMVLVMVSTTVSLYAGMDDILNTRFPERFRVTNYAATEEGMERTGQIISQETEKAGVTVKNKVAYRSGEMSAILDGDKVHLEDTGSYGMSDMVELSVIPLEDYNTFEKKDVSLGDDEALIYMTGRTYGKDTIQVGSRRYKVARELKDMVLERKNKSNVVERMYMVVPDLQQTVKITDEAYGNSTMDDAWTERMGNVRYIVRLDLSGSDEKCLSAMKAMQKQIESEVSPSVCESRDISVESFYMLYGGLLFIGIYLGLMFLMATVLIIYYKQISEGYDDKERYQIMQKVGMDKKEVKRSIRSQVLTVFFLPLIVAIIHIAVAFKVMTKMLATLNLVNVPLFLTCTIITVVVFAIFYAIVFAITAREYYKIVN, from the coding sequence GTGAATAAGTCCATATATTCCAAACTTGCGTTGACGAACATCAAAAATAACCGGAAAACCTATATCCCTTATATACTGACGGCGGTTCTGACGGTGATGATGTACTATATCATGGATGCGCTCGCCAGAAATAAAAGTGTGGGGGACGGAAGCCTGAGGCTCTGCCTGAATTACGCCCTTGGCGTTATCATCGTGTTTGCGGTCATCTTTTTGTTTTACACAAACAGCTTCCTGATCAAACGTAGAAAAAAGGAGATTGGAGTGTACAACATTCTCGGGATGGGAAAGCGGCATATCGCAAAGATGCTGACGGTGGAATCTCTGATCACAGCCGGCGCAAGCATCGCTGTGGGGCTTGCAACGGGCGTGATATTCAGTAAGCTTATGTACCTCGTACTGCTGAAGATCCTCCATTATAAAATAAATATGTCCTTTGAGATCTCACCGGTATCCGTCGCGCGTACGATCCTGCTGTTTGCGGCCATATTTGCCCTGACGCTGCTGTATAATCTCATGCAGATACATCTGGCAAATCCGGTGGAGCTGCTGCGGGGAGGAAACCAGGGGGAGAAAGAGCCGAAGACAAAGATCCTGCTGACGATTTTCGGCGTTGTGACGATCGGGATCGGATACTATATCGCCATTGCCACGGAATCTCCTCTGGAAGCGCTCATGTTCTTTTTTGTGGCGGTCATCTGCGTTATCCTCGGGACATACGCACTGTTCACCGCGGGCAGCATCGCGCTGTTGAAGGCGCTTCGGAAAAACAAGTCATTTTATTATAAGACGAAGCATTTTACATCTGTATCCGGCATGATCTACCGGATGAAACAGAATGCAGTCGGGCTTGCCAATATCTGTATCCTGAGCACGATGGTGCTCGTGATGGTCTCGACGACGGTTTCTCTGTACGCCGGTATGGATGATATACTGAATACGAGGTTCCCGGAACGGTTCCGGGTGACCAACTATGCGGCCACGGAAGAAGGGATGGAAAGGACCGGCCAGATCATCTCGCAGGAGACTGAAAAAGCAGGCGTGACAGTTAAGAATAAAGTCGCATACCGTTCCGGCGAGATGTCCGCAATATTAGACGGAGATAAAGTCCACCTGGAAGACACCGGAAGCTATGGGATGAGTGACATGGTTGAGCTGAGCGTTATCCCTCTGGAGGATTACAATACATTTGAAAAGAAAGACGTATCACTGGGAGACGATGAAGCGCTCATATACATGACGGGCAGAACATACGGAAAAGATACGATACAGGTCGGGAGCAGACGGTACAAAGTGGCCCGCGAGCTGAAAGATATGGTACTGGAGAGAAAGAATAAGTCCAATGTGGTGGAGCGCATGTACATGGTCGTTCCGGATCTTCAGCAGACAGTGAAGATCACGGACGAAGCGTACGGGAACAGTACGATGGATGATGCGTGGACCGAGCGGATGGGAAATGTGCGGTATATCGTCCGTCTCGACTTAAGTGGAAGCGATGAAAAATGCCTGAGCGCGATGAAAGCCATGCAGAAGCAGATCGAGTCAGAAGTATCTCCGTCTGTATGCGAAAGCAGGGATATAAGCGTGGAAAGCTTCTACATGCTTTACGGCGGTCTGCTGTTTATTGGAATCTATCTCGGGCTCATGTTCCTGATGGCGACTGTGCTCATCATTTACTATAAGCAGATATCCGAAGGATATGACGACAAAGAACGCTACCAGATCATGCAGAAGGTCGGCATGGACAAAAAAGAAGTGAAACGTTCCATACGAAGCCAGGTGCTGACTGTATTTTTCCTGCCGCTCATCGTGGCGATCATCCATATCGCAGTGGCATTCAAAGTTATGACAAAGATGCTGGCAACACTGAATCTGGTAAATGTACCGCTGTTTTTGACATGTACGATAATAACAGTTGTAGTTTTTGCGATATTTTACGCAATTGTATTCGCAATTACTGCCAGAGAGTATTATAAGATCGTCAATTAA
- a CDS encoding pyridoxal phosphate-dependent aminotransferase has protein sequence MDKKPEFHGSDIEQISEYYHIPQEDIVSFGANVNPLGLSEYVKEQLASHLDVITRYPDRNYTALRQTIGTYCHADPAHIVVGNGSTELISLLIGRQRPKKALVIGPTYSEYARELSLAGGTLEYYNLREDRDFILDIPDLLSALTPETGLLILCNPNNPTSSALTCGELEEIIRPCRERGIFVMIDETYAEFAPEPASVTAIGLIPKYDNFMVIRGVSKFFAAPGLRFGYGITSNEDFLSSLRRHQNPWSLSSVGAFAGELMLQDDAYIKKTWSLIDSERSRLYRELCTWKSVKAYRPSANFILIRLLREGLTSFDVFEYAIRRGLMIRDCSSFESLDGEYIRFCIMKPEDNDRLMACLRERLSS, from the coding sequence ATGGATAAAAAACCAGAATTTCACGGAAGTGATATTGAACAGATCTCAGAATACTACCATATACCGCAGGAGGACATCGTCAGTTTCGGCGCTAACGTCAATCCGCTCGGTCTCTCGGAATATGTTAAGGAACAGCTCGCCTCTCACCTCGATGTCATCACCCGCTACCCGGACCGCAATTACACGGCGCTCCGCCAGACGATCGGAACATACTGCCACGCGGACCCGGCACATATCGTCGTAGGGAACGGATCCACAGAGCTGATCTCCCTGCTCATCGGCCGGCAGAGGCCCAAAAAGGCGCTCGTCATCGGTCCGACTTACTCGGAGTACGCCCGGGAACTCTCTTTGGCAGGCGGTACGCTGGAATATTATAACCTGCGGGAAGACAGAGACTTTATCCTTGATATTCCGGATCTTCTGTCCGCCCTCACCCCGGAAACCGGACTGCTCATACTGTGCAATCCAAACAATCCTACTTCTTCCGCGCTCACCTGCGGTGAACTTGAGGAAATCATCCGGCCGTGCCGGGAAAGAGGCATCTTTGTGATGATCGATGAGACGTACGCGGAATTTGCTCCAGAGCCTGCGTCTGTCACCGCTATCGGGCTTATCCCGAAGTATGACAACTTTATGGTGATCCGCGGCGTGTCCAAATTTTTCGCGGCCCCGGGCCTCCGCTTCGGCTACGGGATCACAAGCAATGAGGATTTCCTCTCCTCCCTGCGCCGGCACCAGAATCCATGGAGCTTAAGCAGCGTAGGCGCCTTTGCCGGGGAGCTTATGCTCCAGGATGACGCCTATATAAAGAAGACATGGTCGCTCATTGATTCCGAGCGCTCCCGTCTGTACCGTGAACTATGCACGTGGAAGAGCGTCAAAGCGTACCGTCCAAGCGCCAACTTTATTCTCATCAGGCTCCTCCGGGAGGGACTCACCTCCTTCGATGTATTTGAATACGCCATCCGCCGCGGGCTTATGATACGTGACTGTTCCTCCTTTGAAAGCCTGGACGGAGAATATATCCGGTTCTGCATCATGAAGCCGGAGGACAATGACCGGCTCATGGCCTGTCTGAGAGAACGATTAAGCTCCTGA
- a CDS encoding response regulator transcription factor translates to MYKILVVEDDMTIAGALERHLSKWDYEVRSVEDFKNVMNEFVEYDPQLVLLDIALPFFNGFHWCNEIRKVSKVPIIFISSANDNMNIVMAMNMGGDEFIEKPFDLNVVTAKVQALLRRTYSFQGALNVIEHKGVLLNLNDAAVIYREKKLELTKNEFKILQSLMEHAGQIVSRDDIIERLWESDEFIDDNTLTVNVARLRKRLETIGLGDMITTKKGIGYMVEV, encoded by the coding sequence ATGTATAAAATATTGGTCGTTGAAGATGATATGACTATCGCGGGCGCGCTGGAGAGGCATTTGTCCAAGTGGGATTATGAAGTCCGTTCGGTGGAAGACTTTAAGAATGTTATGAATGAGTTTGTAGAATATGATCCGCAGCTTGTACTGCTGGATATAGCGCTGCCGTTTTTTAACGGTTTTCACTGGTGCAATGAGATACGGAAGGTTTCAAAGGTGCCGATCATTTTTATCTCTTCTGCAAATGACAATATGAACATTGTTATGGCCATGAATATGGGCGGGGATGAATTTATTGAAAAACCGTTTGACTTGAATGTGGTGACAGCGAAAGTGCAGGCGCTGCTTCGGAGGACGTATTCGTTTCAGGGAGCTCTCAATGTGATCGAACATAAGGGCGTGCTGCTCAATCTCAATGATGCCGCTGTCATATACCGGGAAAAGAAGCTGGAACTTACGAAGAATGAATTTAAGATCCTGCAGTCGCTTATGGAACATGCAGGCCAGATCGTCTCCCGGGATGATATCATAGAGCGGCTTTGGGAAAGCGACGAGTTTATCGACGACAATACGCTCACCGTCAATGTGGCAAGGCTGCGCAAGCGGCTGGAGACGATAGGGCTCGGCGACATGATCACTACAAAAAAAGGGATAGGATATATGGTGGAAGTATGA
- the carB gene encoding carbamoyl-phosphate synthase large subunit, giving the protein MPRNKEIKKVLVIGSGPIVIGQAAEFDYAGTQACRSLKEEGLEVVLLNSNPATIMTDKDIADRVYIEPLTVEVVEQLILKEKPDSVLPTLGGQAALNLAMELDENGFLRRNNVRLIGTTTETIKKAEDRLEFKTTMEKIGEPCAASLVVEHVDDGVRFAEKIGYPVVLRPAYTLGGSGGGIAGDREQLVEILENGLRLSRVGQVLVERCIAGWKEIEYEVMRDGNGNCITVCNMENIDPVGVHTGDSIVVAPSQTLGDKEYQMLRTSALNIISELNITGGCNVQYALHPDTFEYCVIEVNPRVSRSSALASKATGYPIAKVAAKIALGYTLDEIKNAVTKKTYASFEPMLDYCVVKLPRLPFDKFISAKRTLTTQMKATGEVMSICDNFEGALMKAIRSLEQHVDSLMSYDFSGLTKEELLEQLETVDDMRIWRIAEAVRKGLTYDEIHGATKIDRWFIDKIAILVEMEQKLQNTTLSAEVLREAKRLEFPDNVIAGLTGNTERQIHDMRHEYGITASYKMVDTCAAEFAAETPYYYSVFGSENEVEETGGRKKVLVLGSGPIRIGQGIEFDFCSVHCTWAFAKEGYETIIVNNNPETVSTDFDIADKLYFEPLTPEDVESIVDLEKPDGAVVQFGGQTAIKLTEALMKMGVPILGTSAENVDAAEDRERFDEILEACRIPRPTGGTVYTAEEAKEVANRLGYPVLVRPSYVLGGQGMQIAINDHDIDEFIGIINRIAQDHPILVDKYLQGKEIEVDAVCDGEDILIPGIMEHIERAGIHSGDSISVYPAQSISEKTKKTIEDYTRKLAQSLHVIGLINIQFIVCGEDVYVIEVNPRSSRTVPYISKVTGIPIVPLATKVIIGGKLKDLGYTPGLQPEADYYAVKMPVFSFEKIRGADISLGPEMKSTGECLGIAKTFDEALYKAFLGAGIKLPKYKNMIITVRDEDKPEAVEIGRRFEKIGYRIFATRSTAEAMNKAGVKANPVNKIEQESPNLMDLILGHKIDLVIDTPPQGADRSKDGFIIRRNAVETGVNVLTAIDTAEALITSLENTDIRKLTLIDIAKI; this is encoded by the coding sequence ATGCCCAGAAATAAAGAGATCAAGAAAGTACTCGTGATAGGTTCCGGTCCCATTGTCATCGGGCAGGCCGCAGAGTTTGACTATGCGGGGACACAGGCGTGCCGTTCTCTGAAGGAAGAAGGGCTGGAAGTCGTCCTTTTGAACTCCAATCCGGCGACGATCATGACGGATAAGGATATCGCAGACCGTGTCTATATTGAACCGCTGACCGTCGAGGTAGTGGAGCAGCTCATATTGAAGGAGAAGCCGGACAGTGTGCTGCCGACTCTGGGAGGCCAGGCTGCCCTCAACCTTGCCATGGAGCTGGATGAAAATGGATTTCTCAGGAGAAATAACGTACGTCTCATCGGTACCACTACGGAGACGATCAAAAAAGCGGAGGACCGTCTGGAATTTAAGACGACGATGGAGAAGATCGGGGAGCCATGCGCGGCATCTCTCGTAGTGGAACATGTGGACGACGGGGTGAGATTTGCTGAAAAGATCGGCTATCCGGTCGTGCTCCGCCCGGCATATACGCTCGGGGGAAGCGGAGGCGGAATCGCAGGAGACAGAGAACAGCTTGTGGAGATACTGGAGAACGGACTCCGGCTTTCACGCGTGGGGCAGGTACTCGTTGAGCGCTGCATTGCAGGGTGGAAAGAGATCGAATACGAAGTGATGCGGGACGGAAACGGCAACTGCATCACTGTGTGCAACATGGAAAATATTGATCCGGTAGGTGTGCATACCGGCGACAGTATCGTGGTGGCGCCGTCACAGACGCTCGGGGATAAAGAATATCAGATGCTCCGTACCTCTGCGCTGAACATTATAAGCGAGCTGAATATCACCGGGGGCTGCAACGTGCAGTATGCGCTGCACCCGGATACATTTGAATACTGTGTCATAGAAGTGAATCCGCGTGTGAGCCGTTCGTCTGCGCTTGCTTCCAAGGCAACGGGATATCCGATCGCCAAGGTTGCCGCAAAGATCGCGCTCGGCTACACGCTGGATGAGATCAAAAATGCGGTCACGAAGAAGACGTACGCAAGCTTTGAGCCCATGCTTGACTATTGCGTCGTTAAGCTTCCCCGGCTTCCGTTTGACAAGTTTATCAGCGCGAAGCGTACACTCACGACCCAGATGAAGGCGACCGGGGAGGTCATGAGCATCTGTGACAATTTTGAGGGGGCGCTCATGAAGGCGATCCGTTCCCTGGAGCAGCATGTGGACAGTCTGATGTCATACGATTTCTCCGGCTTGACAAAAGAGGAACTTCTGGAACAGCTGGAGACTGTGGACGACATGCGCATCTGGAGGATCGCGGAGGCGGTGCGCAAAGGGCTTACGTACGATGAGATCCACGGCGCGACAAAGATAGACAGGTGGTTTATCGACAAGATAGCCATACTCGTGGAGATGGAGCAGAAGCTTCAGAATACAACATTATCTGCCGAGGTGCTCCGGGAAGCAAAGCGGCTGGAGTTCCCGGACAATGTCATTGCCGGGCTCACAGGCAACACGGAACGGCAGATTCATGATATGCGGCATGAGTACGGGATAACGGCATCCTATAAGATGGTAGATACGTGCGCGGCCGAGTTTGCGGCCGAGACGCCGTATTATTACTCCGTGTTCGGCAGTGAGAATGAGGTGGAGGAGACCGGCGGGAGGAAAAAAGTGCTCGTGCTCGGTTCCGGCCCCATCCGTATCGGACAGGGGATCGAATTTGACTTCTGTTCCGTTCACTGTACGTGGGCGTTTGCCAAAGAGGGGTATGAGACGATCATCGTCAACAACAACCCTGAGACGGTGAGCACGGACTTTGATATTGCAGATAAACTCTATTTTGAGCCGCTGACGCCGGAGGACGTAGAAAGTATCGTTGATCTGGAGAAACCGGACGGGGCTGTGGTGCAGTTCGGAGGACAGACGGCCATAAAGCTCACGGAAGCGCTCATGAAGATGGGCGTTCCGATACTCGGAACATCTGCTGAGAATGTAGATGCGGCGGAGGACAGGGAACGCTTTGATGAGATACTGGAGGCGTGCCGGATCCCGAGACCGACCGGAGGAACGGTATACACGGCAGAGGAAGCGAAAGAGGTGGCGAACCGTCTCGGCTATCCTGTGCTCGTACGGCCATCGTATGTGCTGGGCGGACAGGGCATGCAGATCGCCATCAATGACCACGATATTGACGAGTTTATCGGAATCATAAACCGGATAGCGCAGGATCATCCGATCCTGGTAGACAAGTATCTGCAGGGCAAGGAGATAGAAGTCGACGCGGTGTGCGACGGGGAGGATATCCTGATCCCGGGGATCATGGAGCATATTGAGCGGGCCGGCATCCATTCCGGCGACAGTATCTCCGTCTATCCGGCACAGAGTATCTCTGAAAAAACGAAAAAGACGATAGAAGATTATACGCGGAAGCTGGCGCAGTCTCTGCATGTTATCGGTCTGATCAACATTCAGTTTATCGTCTGCGGCGAGGATGTCTATGTCATTGAAGTGAATCCCCGTTCCAGCCGTACGGTGCCTTATATCAGCAAGGTGACGGGCATACCGATCGTGCCGCTGGCAACAAAGGTCATCATCGGCGGTAAACTGAAAGACCTCGGTTATACGCCCGGGCTTCAGCCGGAGGCTGATTACTACGCGGTGAAGATGCCGGTGTTCTCGTTCGAGAAAATCCGCGGGGCAGATATAAGCCTCGGGCCGGAGATGAAATCCACAGGCGAGTGTCTCGGAATAGCGAAGACTTTCGACGAAGCACTCTATAAAGCGTTTCTCGGGGCCGGGATCAAGCTGCCGAAGTATAAAAATATGATCATCACGGTACGTGACGAAGATAAGCCGGAGGCAGTGGAGATCGGGCGCCGTTTTGAGAAGATCGGGTACCGCATTTTCGCCACGCGCAGTACGGCGGAAGCCATGAATAAGGCAGGAGTGAAGGCAAACCCGGTCAATAAGATAGAGCAGGAATCTCCGAATCTGATGGACCTGATCCTCGGCCACAAGATCGATCTCGTCATCGATACGCCGCCTCAGGGAGCGGACCGGTCAAAGGACGGTTTTATCATAAGAAGGAATGCCGTTGAGACCGGCGTCAATGTGCTGACTGCGATAGATACCGCAGAAGCGCTCATCACAAGTCTTGAGAATACGGACATAAGAAAACTGACGCTCATAGATATAGCAAAGATATAA
- a CDS encoding cupin domain-containing protein: MTKAGEREVVTVERANGGAGFIMKEALISAEQLGEHCKMFSRVTLKPNCELGYHEHHGETETYYILSGSGMYDDNGKAVPVEAGDVTFCRDGDGHGLKNTGTEDLSFVALILKL, translated from the coding sequence ATGACGAAAGCAGGAGAAAGGGAAGTCGTTACGGTGGAGCGTGCCAACGGCGGAGCCGGATTTATTATGAAAGAAGCGCTCATAAGCGCAGAACAGCTCGGGGAACACTGTAAGATGTTCAGCCGTGTGACTTTAAAGCCGAACTGTGAGCTTGGATATCACGAGCATCACGGGGAGACGGAGACGTATTACATATTGAGCGGGAGCGGGATGTATGATGACAACGGCAAGGCGGTTCCGGTGGAGGCGGGGGATGTGACCTTCTGCAGGGACGGAGACGGACATGGCCTGAAGAATACGGGGACAGAGGACCTTTCCTTCGTGGCGCTCATATTGAAATTATAG
- a CDS encoding carbamoyl phosphate synthase small subunit, protein MKAFLILEDGTVFSGTSIGSKRDMISEIVFNTSMTGYLEVLTDPSYAGQAVVMTYPLIGNYGITPDMESKKAWPDGYIVRELSRMPSNFRSAGSIQDFLEKQDIPGIAGVDTRALTKILREKGTMNAMITTNESYDLDEIIPKLKAYTIGDVVSEVTCGETYILEGSGPKVALMDFGAKNNIARSLNRRGCEVTVYPADTPAETIIQSNPDGIMLSNGPGDPAACVSVIKEIKKLYNTNIPIFAICLGHQLMALANGGKTYKLKYGHRGGNHPVKDLSNNRVYISSQNHGYAVDGSSMDPAVAEEAFVNVNDGTNEGLSYTGKNIFTVQFHPEACPGPQDSGYLFDRFMDMMKGAK, encoded by the coding sequence ATGAAAGCATTTCTTATATTGGAGGACGGAACCGTCTTTAGCGGAACCAGCATAGGTTCCAAAAGGGACATGATCAGTGAGATCGTGTTTAATACCTCGATGACAGGGTATCTTGAGGTGTTAACTGACCCTTCTTATGCCGGACAGGCCGTGGTTATGACTTATCCGCTCATCGGCAATTATGGTATCACGCCGGATATGGAATCGAAGAAGGCGTGGCCGGACGGATATATTGTAAGAGAGTTATCCAGGATGCCCAGTAATTTCCGTTCTGCGGGTTCGATACAGGACTTTCTGGAGAAACAGGATATTCCGGGAATCGCAGGGGTCGACACTCGTGCTCTTACGAAGATCCTGAGAGAAAAGGGAACAATGAACGCTATGATCACCACCAATGAGAGCTATGACCTGGATGAGATCATTCCAAAATTAAAAGCCTACACAATAGGCGATGTCGTATCTGAAGTAACCTGCGGGGAAACTTATATCTTAGAAGGCAGCGGTCCGAAAGTGGCACTTATGGATTTCGGGGCGAAAAATAATATTGCCAGATCTTTAAATCGAAGAGGGTGTGAAGTGACTGTCTATCCGGCCGACACACCAGCTGAGACGATCATTCAATCTAATCCGGACGGAATCATGTTGTCAAACGGCCCTGGAGACCCGGCGGCCTGTGTGTCTGTCATTAAAGAAATCAAGAAACTGTACAATACGAACATACCGATCTTTGCGATCTGTCTTGGGCACCAGCTGATGGCGCTAGCCAACGGAGGGAAGACGTATAAGCTGAAATACGGACACCGCGGGGGAAATCATCCGGTGAAGGATCTGAGCAACAACCGGGTATACATTTCCTCACAGAATCACGGATATGCCGTGGACGGCAGTTCCATGGACCCTGCAGTGGCCGAGGAGGCGTTTGTCAATGTAAACGACGGAACGAACGAAGGATTGTCCTATACCGGAAAGAACATATTCACCGTGCAGTTCCATCCGGAGGCATGTCCGGGCCCTCAGGATTCAGGTTACCTGTTTGACAGATTTATGGATATGATGAAAGGAGCAAAATAA
- a CDS encoding sensor histidine kinase — MRLLCDYLKEHIRSVCLYIGFIGIFAVVFYLSNVRLDAVLYAFFLSVIWFVLYGGIGFVRYADRHRKLLEAGKQIKTVWAELPEAFGLIEQDYQSMIKELFDSKVEMESEEEIARQEMIDYYSLWAHQIKTPIAAMRVLLQSWEEEQTPGDQTHLKELKLELFKIEQYVEMVLSYLRLGDMASDMVLQWYSLDDIVRQAVRKYSQMFILQKMKLDFTPSEDMVLTDEKWLVFVVEQLLSNALKYTRAGSISVYADKSRGAEVLVIEDTGIGIQEEDLPRVFEKGFTGYNGRKDKKSTGIGLYLCKTVMDRLGHGLWIESEVGAGTRVFLSLERDEIVPE; from the coding sequence ATGAGGCTGTTATGTGATTATCTGAAGGAACATATCAGATCCGTATGTCTCTATATCGGTTTTATCGGCATATTTGCAGTTGTTTTCTATTTGAGTAATGTCCGGCTGGACGCGGTACTGTATGCGTTCTTTTTGTCTGTCATATGGTTTGTGCTGTACGGGGGGATCGGATTTGTACGGTATGCAGACAGGCACAGGAAGCTTCTGGAAGCCGGAAAGCAGATAAAGACGGTCTGGGCGGAGCTCCCGGAAGCTTTCGGCCTGATAGAACAAGATTACCAGAGCATGATCAAAGAACTCTTTGACAGTAAGGTGGAGATGGAATCGGAAGAGGAGATCGCACGGCAGGAGATGATAGATTACTACAGTCTGTGGGCGCATCAGATCAAGACGCCGATCGCCGCCATGCGCGTCCTCCTGCAGTCGTGGGAGGAGGAGCAGACGCCGGGAGACCAGACACATCTGAAGGAATTAAAGCTGGAATTATTTAAGATAGAGCAGTATGTCGAGATGGTGCTCTCTTATCTGCGCCTCGGGGATATGGCGTCGGACATGGTGCTTCAGTGGTATTCCCTGGACGATATTGTGCGGCAGGCTGTCCGCAAGTATTCCCAGATGTTTATTCTGCAGAAGATGAAGCTTGACTTTACGCCGTCAGAAGATATGGTGCTGACGGACGAGAAATGGCTTGTGTTTGTGGTGGAGCAGCTGCTCTCCAACGCGCTCAAATATACGAGGGCCGGCAGTATTTCCGTGTATGCGGACAAGAGCAGAGGGGCGGAAGTTCTTGTGATTGAAGACACCGGTATCGGAATTCAGGAAGAGGACCTTCCCCGCGTGTTTGAGAAGGGCTTTACGGGATACAACGGCAGAAAGGATAAAAAGTCTACAGGAATCGGACTGTATCTGTGCAAGACAGTTATGGACAGGCTGGGCCACGGACTGTGGATCGAGTCGGAGGTCGGCGCAGGCACGAGAGTATTTCTGTCGCTGGAGAGAGACGAGATCGTGCCGGAGTAG
- a CDS encoding ABC transporter ATP-binding protein, translating into MSLLDVKNVRKIYTTRFGGNQVEALKNVSFSVEPREYVAIMGESGSGKTTLLNILASLDKPTGGKVYLKGNDLSKVKEKELAAFRRQNLGFVFQDFNLLDTFSLKDNIFLPLVLSGRKYEEMEKRLAPIAESLGIKSLLNKFPYEVSGGQKQRAAVARAIITKPQLILADEPTGALDSRAADELMNLFGVINNEGQTILMVTHSVKAASNAKRVLFIKDGEVFHQLYRGNLTNEQMYQKIADTLTVLTTGGERGE; encoded by the coding sequence ATGTCATTGTTGGATGTCAAAAATGTCAGAAAAATATACACGACCCGTTTTGGTGGGAATCAGGTGGAGGCGCTTAAGAATGTGAGCTTTTCTGTGGAGCCGAGGGAGTATGTGGCGATCATGGGGGAGTCCGGTTCCGGCAAGACGACGCTGCTGAACATTCTGGCTTCCCTCGATAAGCCGACAGGGGGAAAAGTGTATCTGAAAGGAAACGATCTGTCCAAGGTAAAAGAAAAGGAGCTTGCTGCGTTTCGGCGGCAGAATCTCGGGTTCGTGTTTCAGGACTTTAATCTTCTGGATACGTTTTCTCTTAAGGATAATATCTTCCTTCCGCTGGTGCTTTCGGGCAGGAAGTACGAAGAGATGGAAAAGAGGCTGGCGCCGATCGCAGAGAGTCTCGGGATCAAAAGTCTGCTGAATAAATTTCCGTATGAGGTGTCGGGGGGACAGAAACAGCGTGCGGCTGTGGCGAGGGCCATCATTACAAAGCCGCAGCTGATCCTGGCGGACGAACCGACGGGGGCGCTTGATTCCAGGGCAGCAGACGAACTGATGAACCTGTTCGGCGTGATCAATAACGAGGGGCAGACGATCCTCATGGTGACGCACAGTGTAAAGGCTGCGAGCAACGCAAAGAGAGTGCTCTTTATAAAAGACGGGGAGGTATTCCACCAGCTGTACAGGGGCAACCTTACGAATGAACAGATGTACCAGAAGATAGCAGATACACTCACTGTTCTGACTACGGGAGGTGAAAGGGGTGAATAA